A single genomic interval of Electrophorus electricus isolate fEleEle1 chromosome 2, fEleEle1.pri, whole genome shotgun sequence harbors:
- the trim35-14 gene encoding nuclear factor 7, brain, with protein sequence MAEGRSLLEEDFNCPICCDIFKGPVVLKCSHSLCEECLREYWGTQAVLQCPVCRKECSPDEPTRSLAFTSLCENFKNRKCAAAAVDICPEHDEKLKLFCFEDKQPICVVCYTSKKHKDHHCSPIVEAVEDLKAEVKSGISGLRHNLQILNKSKAEYELLAETIKDERQNVEKMLRQEFDSLHQVLKEEEEARILALREEEMKKYEKTKKRIEKLSSEILNLSMTIQVSSQKMEMDEITFLQHYANNHYSPAKYMLPEPDMISGIDTAKHLRFLNLNLQAKMCELLKDPPQLVTLDPNTASNKLVVSEDMCSVFYVEQKLTVPDNPERLYVGVLGSQGFRSGLHCWDVEVGDNDHWTVGVVKESIERKKLLKMDPCSGMWSIRFTSGKYRVGVKARKELSLPEKPRVIRVLLDCDSGTVTFSDPSKGPSVYTFTDTFTETLFPYFNTASTVCPLRIS encoded by the exons ATGGCAGAAGGACGCTCACTCCTGGAGGAGGATTTCAACTGCCCCATATGTTGTGACATATTTAAGGGTCCTGTGGTGCTGAAATGCAGTCACAGTCTTTGTGAGGAATGTCTGCGGGAGTACTGGGGCACTCAGGCCGTGTTGCAGTGTCCCGTGTGTAGGAAGGAGTGCTCACCAGACGAGCCCACCAGGAGCCTAGCTTTCACCAGCCTCTGTGAGaactttaaaaacagaaaatgtgcagCTGCGGCAGTTGACATCTGCCCCGAGCACGACGAGAAGCTCAAACTCTTCTGCTTTGAGGATAAACAGCCTATCTGTGTGGTCTGTTACACTTCAAAGAAGCATAAAGATCATCACTGTTCCCCTATTGTGGAAGCAGTGGAAGACTTAAAG GCAGAAGTGAAGTCAGGCATTTCTGGTCTGCGGCACAACCTTCAAATTCTGAATAAATCTAAAGCAGAATATGAACTCCTGGCAGAAACTATAAAG GATGAGAGACAGAATGTGGAGAAGATGCTTAGGCAAGAGTTTGACAGCCTTCATCAGGTCCttaaagaggaagaggaggcccGAATTTTGGccctgagagaggaagagatgaagAAATATGAGAAGACCAAAAAAAGAATTGAGAAGTTGTCGTCTGAAATCTTAAACCTCTCTATGACCATCCAAGTGTCCAGCCAGAAGATGGAGATGGACGAGATCACTTTTCTCCAG caCTATGCCAACAATCACTATAG CCCAGCCAAGTACATGCTCCCTGAGCCTGACATGATCTCGGGAATAGACACAGCAAAACATCTGAGATTCCTGAATCTCAATTTACAGGCAAAGATGTGTGAACTTCTCAAAGACC CTCCCCAGTTGGTGACTCTTGACCCAAACACAGCTTCCAATAAGCTGGTGGTGTCTGAGgacatgtgcagtgtgttctACGTGGAGCAAAAGCTGACAGTGCCTGATAACCCAGAGAGGCTGTATGTGGGGGTGCTGGGCTCTCAGGGCTTCAGGTCAGGCCTGCACTGCTGGGACGTGGAGGTGGGGGACAATGACCACTGGACAGTAGGTGTGGTCAAGGAGTCCATAGAGAGGAAGAAGCTACTGAAGATGGACCCGTGCAGTGGAATGTGGAGTATTCGCTTCACCAGCGGGAAGTATCGCGTCGGGGTGAAGGCTCGGAAGGAGCTCAGCCTGCCAGAGAAGCCACGGGTCATCCGAGTCCTGCTGGACTGTGACAGCGGCACAGTTACATTCTCTGATCCCTCCAAAGGGCCTTCTGTGTACACCTTCACTGATACATTTACAGAAACACTGTTTCCTTACTTTAATACTGCGAGTACTGTTTGCCCACTGCGCATCTCCTAA
- the zmp:0000000711 gene encoding tubby-related protein 3 isoform X1 yields MSYYIRPSSSSSFSSTSTASALDDDSNSLRQQKLEKQRALLEQKQRRKRQEPLMVQPNPEVRPRRSRPRRSEEQAPLVESRLSVTSDVILDAGIDGPATFLGSEAPDLGTNIQVLSVSQPEKPSPPPAEEPERDGDTDALLEPKTDIHTLLQRRGLSGSMNYDEVSDGDDDDDDESEDRVRSLSPNTESMRPASASSTKSSTECVAVGSPMVEAPSIEVDNLEEFVLRPAPRGITVKCRITRDKKGMDRGLYPTYFMHLEREDGKKLFLLAGRKRKKSKTSNYLISVDATDLSREGESFVGKLRSNLMGTKFTVYDNGTNPSKNPGALLEESNTRQELAAICYETNVLGFKGPRKMTVIIPGMNMNFERVPVRPTNDQESLLSKWQTRAMENLIELHNKAPVWNDDTQSYVLNFHGRVTQASVKNFQIVHDNDPDYIVMQFGRVAEDVFTLDYNYPMCALQAFAIGLSSFDSKLACE; encoded by the exons ACCCTCGAGCTCCTCCAGCTTCTCTTCTACTTCTACAGCCAG TGCACTGGATGATGACAGCAACAgcctcagacagcagaagctggagaagcag CGGGCGCTATTGGAGCAGAAACAACGTCGAAAACGCCAGGAGCCCCTGATGGTGCAGCCGAACCCAGAGGTGCGTCCGCGACGCTCTCGGCCCCGCCGCAGTGAGGAGCAGGCACCACTTGTTGAGTCGCGCCTCAGCGTCACCAGTGATGTCATCCTTGATG CAGGTATTGATGGGCCAGCAACCTTCCTGGGATCAGAAGCACCTGATCTAGGGACCAATATACAGGTGCTGTCAGTAAGCCAACCAGAGAAGCCCTCTCCCCCTCCAGCtgaggagccagagagagacggagacacagACGCGCTGCTGGAGCccaaaacagacatacacacactactacagaggCGAG GACTCTCAGGTAGTATGAACTATGATGAAGtcagtgatggtgatgatgatgatgatgatgagtcTGAAGATAGAGTCCGCTCACTTTCTCCTAACACAGAGTCCATGCGTCCTGCCTCCGCCTCCAGCACCAAGTCCAGCACT gagtgtgtggcagtgggctCACCCATGGTGGAGGCCCCCTCCATTGAGGTGGACAACCTGGAGGAGTTTGTGCTGCGGCCGGCCCCGCGGGGCATTACTGTCAAGTGCCGGATAACAAGAGATAAGAAGGGCATGGACCGCGGCCTGTACCCCACCTACTTCATGCACTTGGAGCGAGAGGATGGCAAGAAG ctaTTCCTGTTGGCTggtagaaaaaggaaaaagagcaaGACCTCAAACTATTTGATCTCTGTGGATGCCACGGACCTCTCTCGTGAAGGCGAGAGCTTTGTGGGGAAACTGAG GTCGAATCTGATGGGGACCAAGTTCACAGTATATGATAATGGAACAAACCCTAGCAAGAACCCAGGAGCGTTACTGGAGGAGAGCAACACAAGGCAAGAGCTAGCAGCTATCTGCTAT GAGACCAATGTGCTGGGATTTAAAGGGCCACGCAAGATGACAGTCATCATCCCTGGCATGAATATGAACTTTGAGCGCGTTCCTGTTCGCCCCACTAAT GATCAGGAGTCATTATTGAGCAAATGGCAGACTCGGGCAATGGAGAATCTGATTGAGCTGCACAATAAGGCTCCAGTGTGGAACGATGACACTCAGTCCTACGTGCTTAACTTCCATGGAAGGGTCACGCAGGCCTCTGTGAAGAACTTTCAGATTGTCCACGACAACGATC CGGACTACATCGTGATGCAGTTTGGGCGTGTGGCAGAGGACGTGTTCACGCTGGACTATAACTACCCCATGTGCGCCCTGCAGGCCTTTGCCATAGGCCTGTCCAGCTTTGACAGCAAACTTGCTTGCGAGTGA
- the zmp:0000000711 gene encoding tubby-related protein 3 isoform X2, giving the protein MSYYIRPSSSSSFSSTSTASALDDDSNSLRQQKLEKQRALLEQKQRRKRQEPLMVQPNPEVRPRRSRPRRSEEQAPLVESRLSVTSDVILDGIDGPATFLGSEAPDLGTNIQVLSVSQPEKPSPPPAEEPERDGDTDALLEPKTDIHTLLQRRGLSGSMNYDEVSDGDDDDDDESEDRVRSLSPNTESMRPASASSTKSSTECVAVGSPMVEAPSIEVDNLEEFVLRPAPRGITVKCRITRDKKGMDRGLYPTYFMHLEREDGKKLFLLAGRKRKKSKTSNYLISVDATDLSREGESFVGKLRSNLMGTKFTVYDNGTNPSKNPGALLEESNTRQELAAICYETNVLGFKGPRKMTVIIPGMNMNFERVPVRPTNDQESLLSKWQTRAMENLIELHNKAPVWNDDTQSYVLNFHGRVTQASVKNFQIVHDNDPDYIVMQFGRVAEDVFTLDYNYPMCALQAFAIGLSSFDSKLACE; this is encoded by the exons ACCCTCGAGCTCCTCCAGCTTCTCTTCTACTTCTACAGCCAG TGCACTGGATGATGACAGCAACAgcctcagacagcagaagctggagaagcag CGGGCGCTATTGGAGCAGAAACAACGTCGAAAACGCCAGGAGCCCCTGATGGTGCAGCCGAACCCAGAGGTGCGTCCGCGACGCTCTCGGCCCCGCCGCAGTGAGGAGCAGGCACCACTTGTTGAGTCGCGCCTCAGCGTCACCAGTGATGTCATCCTTGATG GTATTGATGGGCCAGCAACCTTCCTGGGATCAGAAGCACCTGATCTAGGGACCAATATACAGGTGCTGTCAGTAAGCCAACCAGAGAAGCCCTCTCCCCCTCCAGCtgaggagccagagagagacggagacacagACGCGCTGCTGGAGCccaaaacagacatacacacactactacagaggCGAG GACTCTCAGGTAGTATGAACTATGATGAAGtcagtgatggtgatgatgatgatgatgatgagtcTGAAGATAGAGTCCGCTCACTTTCTCCTAACACAGAGTCCATGCGTCCTGCCTCCGCCTCCAGCACCAAGTCCAGCACT gagtgtgtggcagtgggctCACCCATGGTGGAGGCCCCCTCCATTGAGGTGGACAACCTGGAGGAGTTTGTGCTGCGGCCGGCCCCGCGGGGCATTACTGTCAAGTGCCGGATAACAAGAGATAAGAAGGGCATGGACCGCGGCCTGTACCCCACCTACTTCATGCACTTGGAGCGAGAGGATGGCAAGAAG ctaTTCCTGTTGGCTggtagaaaaaggaaaaagagcaaGACCTCAAACTATTTGATCTCTGTGGATGCCACGGACCTCTCTCGTGAAGGCGAGAGCTTTGTGGGGAAACTGAG GTCGAATCTGATGGGGACCAAGTTCACAGTATATGATAATGGAACAAACCCTAGCAAGAACCCAGGAGCGTTACTGGAGGAGAGCAACACAAGGCAAGAGCTAGCAGCTATCTGCTAT GAGACCAATGTGCTGGGATTTAAAGGGCCACGCAAGATGACAGTCATCATCCCTGGCATGAATATGAACTTTGAGCGCGTTCCTGTTCGCCCCACTAAT GATCAGGAGTCATTATTGAGCAAATGGCAGACTCGGGCAATGGAGAATCTGATTGAGCTGCACAATAAGGCTCCAGTGTGGAACGATGACACTCAGTCCTACGTGCTTAACTTCCATGGAAGGGTCACGCAGGCCTCTGTGAAGAACTTTCAGATTGTCCACGACAACGATC CGGACTACATCGTGATGCAGTTTGGGCGTGTGGCAGAGGACGTGTTCACGCTGGACTATAACTACCCCATGTGCGCCCTGCAGGCCTTTGCCATAGGCCTGTCCAGCTTTGACAGCAAACTTGCTTGCGAGTGA